CAACAAGGCGGATGCGATCCGTGCTGCCTATGAAGAAAGCGAAGCGCGCCTTACCCGTACGCTCGACGGCAAGGTTGACCAGATCACCGATGCAGCGACCGAGGCCGATATGCGCATCGAACTTGCGCTCGGCAACCGCATGGACACGATCCGCGCCGTCTACGAAGACAGCGAAAGCCGTTTGGCCAGCACAATCGATGCCAAGCTTGGCGCTCTGACCGAGACACTCGGTAATGCCGATAACCGCATTGAACAGGCGTTTGGCACCAAGGCTGATCAGGTTCTCTCCGCCTACGAGCAAAGCGAAGCGCGCCTTGCCCGCACACTCGACAGCAAGATTGAACAGATCAGCGACGCAGCCTCCGATGCCGATATGCGCATTGAACTGGCGCTCGGCAACCGGATGGACACGATCCGTGCCGTTTACGAAGACAGTGAAAGCCGCCTTTCCAGCACCATCGATGCCAAGCTCGGCGCTCTGACCGAGACACTGGGCAATGCAGACGTTCGCATCGAACAGGCGTTCGGCACCAAGGCCGATCAGGTTATCTCCGCCTATGAGCAAAGCGAAGCGCGCCTTGCCCGCACGCTCGACAGCAAGATCGAGCAAATCAGCGACGCTGCCTCCGATGCCGACATGCGCATTGAGCTGGCGCTCGGCAATCGCATGGACACGATCCGCGCCGTCTACGAGGAGAGCGAAACACGCCTTTCCGGCACAATCGATGCCAAGCTCGGCGCTCTGACCGAGACACTCGGAACTGCCGATAGCCGTATCGAGCAAGCCTTCGGCTCCAAGGCCGATCAACTCCGCGCCGTCTACGAAGAGGGCCAGGCCCGCCTTACACAGACCCTTGACAGCAAAGTCGACCAACTCAGCGATGTGGCGGCAGAAGCCGATATGCGCATCGAGTTTGCGCTGGGTAGCAAGGTCGATTCGATCCGCTCTGTCTATGAAGATAGCGAAGCGAGACTGGCTGGAACCATTGACGCCAAACTTGGCCAGTTGATCGAAACCGTCGGTTTTGCCGATAGCCGTGTGCAGCAAGCACTTGGATCCAAAGCCGACCAGATCCGTGAAGCCTATGAGGCAAATCACGGTCGTCTGGCCGAAATGCTCGACAGCCGTATCAATCAGGTCATGGATACCGCCACGGAAGCCGATCTGCGCATGGCGCTCGCCTTCGGCAACAAGGCTGATGATATCAGGGCCGCCTATGAAGAAAACCAGGGCCGTCTTGAACAGTCACTGGAAGCCCATTCCAACCGCTTGACCGAAACGCTTGGCCAATCCACAGACCGCGTCGAACAGGTCTTTGGCCGCTCGACCGACCGGGTTGAGCAGGTCTTGGGGTCTGGCGTCTCGCGGATCGAGAGTGACATTACCGGCAGTGTTTCGCGGCTGGAAACCACCTTTGAAGACAATCACAATCGCCTGCGCCAGACGCTGGACGAGCGTGGCAATGCTATCACCAATGCCTTGCAGAATGCCCGGAGCGGATTGGAAGAAACCCTCAACGAACAGGGCATGGCCATCGGCGCGTCGATCGCCGCCAGCGCTGGCATGCTGGAAATGTCTCTGGAAGAGCAGCAGGACAATCTGCGCGCCACCATCGACGCTTCAAGCCGTGATCTTCAGGACAGGCTGCGCGGTTCGGCTGGCGCCATCGCCGGAGAATTCGGTCAGGCTGCCCGCGAAATCAGCCGCACGGCGGAAGAGTTCTCCACACGGGTCGAAGGATCGCTGGACGGCGTCGCCAACCGGTTGTCCGAAACCGGCACCCGGATCGAGACCAGCCTCGGCAGTCTAGAACAGCGTATTCAGGGCAGCCTCGAAGGCGTTGATCTCAAAGTCAGCAATGCCGGTGACAATGTTGCCGCCAAACTCTCCGAAAAAGTCTCTGATCTGGAGCGCGTCACCACGGATGCAACCCAGCGTATCGAGCAGACACTCGGCGATGCCACGCAGCGTGTTGCCGACACATTTGATAGTCGCACGTCTGTTATCGATGAGCGCCTCTCGACCATGGACCGCGCGCTGAATATCGGCTTGCAGAATGTGAACAACACCATCGAGGGCAAGGCTGCGGGTCTCGCCTCATCGTTGCGCGAAGCTGTTATTGGTGCCACCCGTGAGATCGACAGCGAGGCGCAGAAATCCGCCGAGTTGCTGGGCCGGACAGGACAGGAATTCTCCGAGACCATGAATGCCCGCAATGAGGAATTCACCCGTTCGGTGCGCGAACAGGCGGAAGACCTCACACGTCGGATCTCCGACACCCAGAACCGGCTTGCCGGTCAGGGCGCTCAGATTGCACAGAGCTTCTCGGATGCTGGCGATGCCATCGTCAGCAAGGTTTCGGCAGCCGAAGCCACCATCACTGCCAAGGCGGGAGCCATCGCTGGTACGTTGACCGAGGCCGAAAAGGCCCTGGAAGAACGCGCCACGGCGATCCGCGCTGCACTGTCGGCAACGACCGGCGACATGACCGAGGCCCTTGACAGCGTTGACAAGGCACTGGACGCCCGTGGCAATGCCATCCGCACCACGTTGGACGAGCGCACCCGCGAGCTGAATTCGATGCTCTCAGGCCGCACGTCGGAACTGGCTCGCCTGATCGAGGAAAAAGCCAAGCCGACCGTCGAGCAATACGCCCAGGTTGGCCGCGATGCCGTCGAACGGATAGCCCAGGCCGCCGACCAGAGTGCCAACAGCTTGCGCCAGGAAAATGCCAAACTGGCCGATGCTCTGGCAGCCCGTGCCGCCGAAGCCGCCCGCCAGATGAATGTTGCGGAAAACAGCCTGACATCCAGCGCTGGCGAGATGATTGACCGCATCAGCGAAACCAACCAGACGCTGCACGCTGTCGTCGAACAGGCCGCCCAGTCCATGGCCAATGCCGACCGCCAGTTTGGCGCAACGACAGACCGACTGGCTGCGACGACCGAAAAGGCAGCCGATGTCTTGGCGACCTCCGGCCGGTTGCTGGAAAGCAATCTGGAGCGGCTGTCCAATGTCTCCAACCAGGCTCTGTCTCAGGTGACGAGCATTGTCGGCCGGTTCGGCGATCATGCGAAAGTGCTTGGCCAGGCGTCCGAATTGCTCGGCGCAGCGCAGTCCAACCTTGCAGGCACTCTTGACGAGCGTCAGCAGGCCCTGCGCGATCTTTCCATCGGCATCGTCAAGCGGTCGGAAGAGATCGAGAATACCATGAAGTCGCTGGCCGGCATGGTCGATGGCGCCTTCAGCCAGGCTGAGCAGCGCTCCAGCCAGGTAGCAGGAAACCTGCGTCAGGGGATTGAGACATCCTTTGCGGATATCGGCCAGATCCTCGGAGAGACCGAACAAAAAGCCAAGTCCGCCGCTGGCTCCATGCGTGACTCACTTCTTTCGGCTGGCGAAGACGCAACCCGCGCCATTGAGCGCACCTTGGGTGATGCAGAAAAGCGCTCCAGCGAGCTGGCAAACCGCCTGCGCGGTGGCCTGTCTTCATCGCTTGCCGATGTAGACCGTATCCTGGCAGAGGCCGGCCAGAAATCGGATGGCACAGCCAACCAGATGCGCGAAGCTGTGCGGTCGGCTGTCGAGGATGCCCTTGGCCGCTTCTCCGGTGCCACCGACGAGATCCGTCGCTCTGCTCAGGAAATCCGTCAGGAACTCGACCTGACCCGCACCGAACTGAAGCGCGGCGCCTTCGACCTGCCGGAAGAGGCCAAGGAAAGCGCCGGTGCCATGCGTCGTGCGGTTGCCGAGCAGATCAAGGCTTTGCAGGATATTTCACAACTGGTTGGCCGCAGCGCCCAGCAGCTGGAAATTTCCACGCCAGCGCCTCGCGCTGCCGCGCCTGCCCCTGCTGTTGTTCAGCCGCAACCGGTTCGCCCAGCGCCGACGGTTCAGGCCCAACCCCAGGCCCCGGCACCAGCCTCACAGGCCGCACCAGCTCCTGTCCCAGCCCGTCCGGCAATTTCGGCAGCGCCAGCCCCTCAGCAAACCACACGCCCTGCCGCCAGCCCGCTTGGCCTGCGTG
This region of Agrobacterium vitis genomic DNA includes:
- a CDS encoding apolipoprotein A-IV repeat region-like domain-containing protein, coding for MATKKTSESIDDSAFQALEAALRIDFEEEDDTPVRGPAPVAAEAKVSDTPRQTKPAPRTSAPPADTTANERERLRAAAQAKAAKAPKPASATTADPAPKSPSLAPANDASRRSSSAVLKSLDAGSMGGALRNATIVSLLWGAGGLALSQLLYGSQIWSGGAAAIFANPGIIAILVGTILPIFVFFSFAIMMSRAQDMRNAARSMAEVALRLSEPETVASERIMSVGQAVRREVSAMNEGIERTIARATELETLVHSEVTALERSYTDNELRVRSLVQELSAERDAIVNHADRIRSSIVGAHDQLKEDLSLATEEIGIRLATSGEAFASMIDMRAATIMEKSNTAATTLGSLLTAKTDEMVQTLGAAGFSLSSEFDNRLQALTGSMSTHGEEILRQFETRASTLDANTEKLNAALNDRARQLNETLVARTREIAQSFTQGEASITGSLDSALTRLNTSLEEKSVSFRQSLQTNAEDALVDIDIRSGLFEDRMQATIGQINATFDDRMTEFATAFDQRAGTLDSKLNESLLRINETMAGGSETIDGILTTSIDRLGNTMTDQSFALAATLGGNQEALTEALSSHSRELADALERRRRELDETISNAQSRIDQIMAERGTALTEALNTSQTRFDETLGSRSEAVINQLTGSHDRISDLLQNASSGIVEAVTSSESRLADTLDRKAQTIIEAADGADARIEAALSDKADAIRAAYETNHERLTSVLDAKVEQLEQTALAVDSRVEAAFGNKADAIRAAYEESEARLTRTLDGKVDQITDAATEADMRIELALGNRMDTIRAVYEDSESRLASTIDAKLGALTETLGNADNRIEQAFGTKADQVLSAYEQSEARLARTLDSKIEQISDAASDADMRIELALGNRMDTIRAVYEDSESRLSSTIDAKLGALTETLGNADVRIEQAFGTKADQVISAYEQSEARLARTLDSKIEQISDAASDADMRIELALGNRMDTIRAVYEESETRLSGTIDAKLGALTETLGTADSRIEQAFGSKADQLRAVYEEGQARLTQTLDSKVDQLSDVAAEADMRIEFALGSKVDSIRSVYEDSEARLAGTIDAKLGQLIETVGFADSRVQQALGSKADQIREAYEANHGRLAEMLDSRINQVMDTATEADLRMALAFGNKADDIRAAYEENQGRLEQSLEAHSNRLTETLGQSTDRVEQVFGRSTDRVEQVLGSGVSRIESDITGSVSRLETTFEDNHNRLRQTLDERGNAITNALQNARSGLEETLNEQGMAIGASIAASAGMLEMSLEEQQDNLRATIDASSRDLQDRLRGSAGAIAGEFGQAAREISRTAEEFSTRVEGSLDGVANRLSETGTRIETSLGSLEQRIQGSLEGVDLKVSNAGDNVAAKLSEKVSDLERVTTDATQRIEQTLGDATQRVADTFDSRTSVIDERLSTMDRALNIGLQNVNNTIEGKAAGLASSLREAVIGATREIDSEAQKSAELLGRTGQEFSETMNARNEEFTRSVREQAEDLTRRISDTQNRLAGQGAQIAQSFSDAGDAIVSKVSAAEATITAKAGAIAGTLTEAEKALEERATAIRAALSATTGDMTEALDSVDKALDARGNAIRTTLDERTRELNSMLSGRTSELARLIEEKAKPTVEQYAQVGRDAVERIAQAADQSANSLRQENAKLADALAARAAEAARQMNVAENSLTSSAGEMIDRISETNQTLHAVVEQAAQSMANADRQFGATTDRLAATTEKAADVLATSGRLLESNLERLSNVSNQALSQVTSIVGRFGDHAKVLGQASELLGAAQSNLAGTLDERQQALRDLSIGIVKRSEEIENTMKSLAGMVDGAFSQAEQRSSQVAGNLRQGIETSFADIGQILGETEQKAKSAAGSMRDSLLSAGEDATRAIERTLGDAEKRSSELANRLRGGLSSSLADVDRILAEAGQKSDGTANQMREAVRSAVEDALGRFSGATDEIRRSAQEIRQELDLTRTELKRGAFDLPEEAKESAGAMRRAVAEQIKALQDISQLVGRSAQQLEISTPAPRAAAPAPAVVQPQPVRPAPTVQAQPQAPAPASQAAPAPVPARPAISAAPAPQQTTRPAASPLGLRGSLQSEQPAPAAGEGSGGWISDLLRGASREEQTITSPARATRPVGEAPRSNDSRNPRHMVESLNSLSVDIARAIDHDASVDLWRRYQRGERDVFTRRLYTLKGQQTFDEIKRKYDREPEFRTAVDRYIADFEKLLSDVARTDRDKSITQSYLTSDTGKVYTMLAHAAGRFS